A genome region from Nicotiana tabacum cultivar K326 chromosome 13, ASM71507v2, whole genome shotgun sequence includes the following:
- the LOC142168007 gene encoding uncharacterized protein LOC142168007 — protein MEIEDNSSPSDAQHTRATGTSTFTAGTTSFPSRAMRVGLLGKSKLGFVDGRFPKSRFEHALHDLWEKVNVVVLWWIMNSVRPGLLSSVLYAFDAHKVWKDLKERFDNVNGSRESQRNLANFTQAVQITESLDSTALYSNKVTNNTWSQFKPVGNYRQKKSQVQYEYCHFKGYTKENCYKLIGYPPDFKSKRKGGNQQCRGEVGLSQSSQTRGGHSDFNQAQIAPGKIPVAFFTQEKYQQIVHLLNKGDEEGSSSKASSAGILISLVSEYVNHNWIVDTGASNHMTTNLQMLNSYQQIPTSQRSKLSDDGDCPKEYDKFAARAIRAIMKGYSSTQKGYKLYSLHTKSFFVSGNVIFQEQIFSFKHMRDIGNPLFPVLDLLSSGDSVPCDVVPYSSPSSLPPQDSVSTPHMAPSKEASSPHEEPHITDSIPENAGDGIITEHISEPTTEHTLRSSKNASCYYPLSSYVTYTNINTSHYNALIVYSSTTEPQSFAEAAKDPKWVKAMQLEIEALEANHTWSTVDLPPNKMLIGCKWIFKIKYKASGEIERNKARLVAKGYSQQEGLDYTETVSPVAKMVTVRSIIALVASRNWIIYQMDVHNAFPNGDLLEEVYMLLFEGFARQGETQKVCKLHKSLYSLKQAPRQWNLKLTEALVHMGFQQSHYDYFLFIKKTNGDIAVMDELQTKFKMNDLGELKFFLGIEFARSGKGIVICQRKYDLELIAEAGLGGAKPVGTPLELNHMQTSQEYDKHTQSNNKDENLKDAGSFQRLVGKLLYLTMTRPDLAFVVQVLSHYMHSPKVSHMEAALRVVKYIKEAPGLGLLMPAKNYNQLLAYCDSDWGSCVQTRKSVIGYLVQFGDALVSWKSKKQERVS, from the exons ATGGAGATTGAGGATAATTCTTCACCATCTGATGCTCAACACACTCGCGCTACTGGGACGAGTACCTTCACAGCTGGAACCACAAGTTTTCCT AGTCGTGCTATGAGAGTTGGTTTACTAGGAAAAAGCAAATTAGGTTTTGTCGATGGGCGCTTTCCTAAGTCTAGATTTGAACATGCTCTTCATGATCTCTGGGAGAAAGTGAATGTTGTAGTATTATGGTGGATTATGAACTCTGTTAGGCCTGGTCTTTTGAGCAGTGTTCtgtatgcatttgatgcacacaAAGTGTGGAAAGACTTGAAGGAGAGGTTTGACAATGTTAATGGATCTAGA GAAAGTCAAAGGAATCTAGCCAATTTCACTCAAGCAGTACAAATTACTGAGAGTTTAGATAGCACTGCACTCTATAGCAACAAAGTGACTAACAACACATGGAGTCAATTTAAACCAGTTGGTAATTACAGGCAAAAGAAAAGTCAAGTTCAATATGAATACTGTCACTTCAAAGGATACACAAAGGAAAACTGTTATAAGTTGATTGGGTATCCACCAGATTTCAAGTCTAAAAGGAAAG GTGGTAATCAACAATGCAGAGGTGAGGTTGGTCTGTCTCAGTCCTCACAGACTAGAGGAGGTCACTCAGATTTCAATCAGGCTCAAATAGCACCAGGCAAGATACCTGTAGCCTTCTTTACTCAGGAGAAATACCAACAAATTGTCCATTTGCTTAACAAAGGAGACGAGGAAGGATCCTCTAGCAAAGCTTCATCTGCAGGTATTCTGATATCTTTAGTGTCTGAGTATGTTAACCATAACTGGATAGTAGACACAGGTGCATCAAATCATATGACAACAAACCTACAGATGTTAAATAGCTATCAACAGATTCCTACATCACAAAGAAGCAAG TTGTCAGATGATGGGGATTG TCCAAAAGAATATGACAAGTTTGCTGCTAGAGCCATACGAGCTATAATGAAGGGATATTCTTCCACTCAGAAGGGTTACAAACTGTATTCCCTACACACTAAGTCCTTTTTTGTTAGCGGGAATGTCATATTTCAGGAGcagatattttctttcaaacataTGAGGGATATAGGCAATCCTCTATTTCCAGTTCTGGACTTGTTGTCATCTGGTGACAGTGTTCCCTGTGATGTGGTACCATATAGTTCTCCCTCTAGCTTACCACCTCAGGATTCTGTCTCAACACCACATATGGCACCATCTAAGGAAGCCAGTAGCCCTCATGAGGAGCCCCATATTACTGACTCAATACCGGAAAATGCTGGTGATGGGATCATTACTGAGCACATATCTGAACCAACTACTGAACACACTCTCAGAAG TTCCAAAAATGCATCTTGCTACTATCCCTTGTCTTCCTATGTCACATACACCAATATCAACACATCACACTATAATGCTCTCATAGTGTACTCTTCTACTACTGAACCTCAGTCATTTGCAGAAGCAGCCAAGGATCCTAAGTGGGTAAAAGCAATGCAGTTGGAGATTGAGGCTCTAGAAGCTAATCACACATGGAGCACAGTAGATCTTCCTCCCAACAAAATGCTTATTGGGTGCAAGTGGATATTCAAGATTAAGTACAAGGCTTCAGGGGAGATAGAGAGGAATAAAGCAAGACTGGTAGCTAAGGGCTACAGTCAGCAGGAAGGGTTGGATTATACAGAAACTGTTTCACCTGTAGCCAAGATGGTCACAGTAAGATCCATTATTGCTCTTGTGGCCTCTAGGAATTGGATAATCTATCAGATGGATGTCCATAATGCCTTCCCAAATGGTGATCTTTTAGAAGAGGTCTACATGCTCTTGTTTGAGGGGTTTGCAAGACAGGGGGAGACTCAGAAGGTCTGCAAACTCCACAAGTCTTTATATAGTCTTAAACAAGCACCCAGGCAATGGAACCTGAAGCTTACAGAAGCACTGGTGCACATGGGGTTTCAACAGAGTCACTATGACTACTTTTTGTTCATTAAAAAGACCAATGGTGATATAGCAGTAAT GGATGAGTTGCAAACCAAATTCAAGATGAACGACTTGGGAGAGTTAAAGTTCTTCCTTGGAATTGAGTTTGCAAGATCAGGTAAAGGTATTGTGATATGTCAAAGGAAATATGACCTAGAACTAATAGCTGAAGCTGGACTTGGAGGAGCTAAACCAGTTGGTACACCCTTAGAACTGAACCACATGCAGACATCTCAGGAGTATGATAAGCATACACAAAGTAACAACAAGGATGAAAATCTAAAGGATGCAGGTTCCTTTCAGAGGCTAGTGGGCAAGCTGTTGTATCTCACCATGACCAGGCCAGACTTGGCATTTGTAGTCCAAGTACTGAGTCATTACATGCATAGCCCAAAGGTTTCCCATATGGAGGCTGCCTTGAGAGTGGTCAAGTACATAAAAGAAGCACCTGGACTGGGCTTGCTTATGCCTGCAAAGAACTATAACCAATTGCTAGCCTATTGTGACTCAGACTGGGGATCTTGTGTGCAGACTAGAAAGTCTGTAATAGGTTATCTAGTGCAGTTTGGAGATGCATTAGTCTCATGGAAGTCAAAGAAACAAGAAAGGGTGTCATGA